The Faecalibacterium sp. I3-3-33 DNA window TCCAGCACCTTCTTGACCTCGTCGCGCACGGCGATGAGCTGTGCCCACCTTGCCTTGAAGGCATCGTCGGCGGCGTACTGGCCAGCCTTGGGCATCTGCTCGAACACCACATACTTGTTCATACCCTCGGTCTTGGGCATGAAGTCCCAGATCTCCTGACTGGTGAAGCACAGGATGGGGGCAATGATCTTGTCCAGAGCGACAAGGATCTTGTACATGGTGGTCTGGGCGGCCTTGCGGGCTGCGCCATTGGTGCAGTACAGGCGATCCTTGGTGACGTCCAGATAGAAGTTGGACATGGCCACCACGCAGAAGTTGTACACGGCGTGGTAGACCTTGTTAAAGTCGTACACAGCGTAGCCTGCGTTGGTGTTGACGATCAGGTCATCCAGCGCAGCCAGTGCCCAGCGGTCGATATCCTGCAGCTGGTCGTCTGCCGCACAATCGGTGTTGGGGTCAAAGCCGTCCAGATTGCCCAGAATGAAGCGGGCGGTGTTGCGGATCTTGCGGTAAGCCTCGCTGAGCTGCTTAAAGATGTTCTTACCGGCGCGCACGTCCACGGTGTAGTCGGAAGAAGCCACCCACAGACGGATGATATCAGCGCCGTAGTCCTTGATGATCTCGCTGGGCTCCACGCCGTTGCCGGCGCTCTTATGCATCTGCTTGCCCTGCTCGTCCACCACCCAGCCGTGGCACAGCACGGACTTATAGGGTGCGCAGCCCTTGCTTGCAACGCTGGTCAGCAGGCTGGACTGGAACCAGCCGCGGAACTGGTCGCCGCCTTCCATATACATATCGGCGGGGAAACGCAGCTCGGGACGCTCGTCCAGCACGGCAGCGTGGGTGGAGCCGGAGTCGAACCAGACGTCCATGATGTCGGTGTCCTTCTCCCACTCGGAAGCGCCGCACTTTTCGCACACTTCGCCTGCGGGGATGATCTGCTCGGCATCGTACTTATACCATGCGTCAGAGCCTTCCTTGCGGAACAGAGCGCTGACAGCCTTGATGGTTGCATCGGTGATGTGGTAGGTACCGCACTTCTTGCAGTAGAAGGCGGGGATGGGCACGCCCCAAGTGCGCTGGCGGCTGATGCACCAGTCGTTGCGGTCGCGCACCATGCCGGTCATGCGGTCATGACCCCAATCCGGCATCCATGTGACGGTATCAATGGCCTTGTACACGTCCTCGCGGAACTTGGCAATGGAGCAGAACCACTGCTCGGTAGCACGGAAGATGATGGGGTTGTGGCAGCGCCAGCAGTGGGGGTACTGGTGCTTGATGTGCACCTGACCCATCACAGCGCCGGAGGCAGTCAGGTCGGCCAGAATGGTCTTGTTGGCTGCCCACACGCGCTGACCAGCGTACTTACCGGCCAACTCGGTCAGGTAACCGCCGTCATCCACGGGCACGGTGATGGGCACCTGCGGATACTTCTGGCAGACGTTGAAGTCGTCCACGCCGTGGCCGCCTGCGGTATGAACGCAGCCGGAACCACTTTCCAGCGTGACGTGGTCACCCAGAATGACCCAGCCCTCCTTGGGCAGATAGACGTGGTTATAGCGCATCAGCTCGAACTCAGCGCCGGAAACGGGCTCGCCCACGATCTCGTAGTTCTCGATATGGCAGGCGTCCATGACGCTCTTGACCAGCTCGGTAGCCATGATGTGGTACTCCTCGCCGATCTTGACGAAGGAATACTCGAACTGACCGTTCAGGCAGATGGCCTCGTTGGCGGGCAGGGTCCAAGTGGTGGTGGTCCAGATGACGAAGTAGGTCTTATCCATGGGGATGCCGTACTTTGCCAGCACACCGTTGGGATCCTGCGAGACGTGGAAGCGCACAAAGATGGAATCGCAGTCGTCCTCGCCGTACTCGATCTCGGCCTCAGCCAGTGCAGTGCGGCAGTCCGGGCACCAGTACACGGGCTTCAGGCCCTTGTAGATGTAGCCCTTCTTGGCCATCTCGCCGAAAATCTCGATCTGGCGTGCCTCAAACTCCGGCTTCAGGGTCAGGTAGGGGTGCTCGAAGTCACCGATGACGCCCAGACGCTTGAACTGGTCGCTCATGATGTCGATATGCTCGGTGGCAAACTTTTCACAGATCTGGCGCAGCTCCAGCTTGGAGATGTCCTTCTTCTTGTCGCCGACGGAGGACAGAGCCTTCAGCTCAATGGGCAGGCCGTGGGTATCAAAGCCGGGCACATAGGGAGCCTGATAGCCCTCCATGTTCTTTTCGCGGATGATGATATCCTTGATGATCTTGTTCAGGGCGGTGCCCATGTGGATGTTGCCGTTTGCATACGGAGGGCCGTCGTGCAGAATGAACTGGGGCTTGCCCTCGTTGTGCTTCATGAGCTGATTGTACAGGTCGTTGTCGTCCCAATCCTTGAGCATGACCGGTTCCTTTTTGGGCAGACCGGCGCGCATCTCAAACAGGGTCTTGGGCAGATTCAACGTGCTGTCGTACTGCGATTTGTTCTTAGCCAATGGTTTACACTCTCCTCTATTTTTGCGTTGGGTGCCTTACTCGCTGAACTTGACGCCCTGAAAAGCGTCGTAGTCCGGTTCGTCCGGCTTCATATCAGCAGGAGGCGGGTCCAGCTTGAGCTGGCTTTCGTCCTTTGCCCAGAAATCCTCGCTGCTGTCAGCCGCCTTGTCGTCATCGGCAGGGGCGGCAGGTTCGGTGGTTTCGGTGGGTTCTGCAGCCTTAGCGGCAGGCTGCTCGGCCGGGGCTGCTGCATCGGCTGCGGGGGCAGTCTCGGGCTGTGCAGCGGGCTGCTCTGCGGCAGCTTCCTGCGCAGGCTCTGCGTCCTGTGCGGGGGCGTCCTTTTCAGCGTCCTTGGTTTCCTTCTGGAACTCCGGCAGACGGCTCAAAGACTCCACATGGCTGCGGTACAAATTGAGCACATCTGCCTTGAAGCGGGTGACCTCCAGACGGACGCGGTCGTACTCCCGCTCCTCAGCCAGACGCTTCTCGTTGGCCTCGTTCTCGATCTCGTCTGCGCGGTCGCTTGCCTTTTGCAGCAGCTCGTTGGCGTCGCGGATGATATCATCGCCCCGCAGGTTTGCGCGGTGAATGATCTCCTCAGCCTTCTGGTTTGCTTCGCGGATCACGTTTTCGCCCATGCGCTGAGCATTGATCAGCGCGCTCTTGAGCATATCGCCGTCAGCCTCAAAGCTTTGCAGCTCGCCCTTGAGCTTCTGGTTCTCTGCGGTCAGATCAGCGATCTGCTTGCGCAGCTGCTCTGCCTGCGCATCGTTCTGCTGCAGCTGCTCCTCGACCTTGTCCAGAAAACGGTCCACGTCCTCTGTACGGTAGCCGCGGAGGTTTTTTTCAAATTGTACAGAGCGGACATCCTGCGGAGTCAGCATAGTCATTTCCTCCCATAGCTTTTAATATTGAAAGAACTCAATGATCGAACGATCTTTTTTACTTTTTCCGGGCAATGCAGTCAGCCGGAAGCGGCCCTTGCCGCGCACGGTGAACACATCCTGCTCGTATACGGGGGCGTGGGGTTTTTCTACCGGCAGATGGTTGATCTCTACCCTGCCCGCCTCGATCAGCTCCGCAGCGGTGCCGCGGCTGACGTGCAACATGGCAGAAAGCACCGCATCCAGCCGCAGGGAGGACACGGTGGCGGTGAGCAGCTGCCGCTCCGGTGCGGGAAAGGCCGGGATCTCTTCCGGTTCCAGCAGACGGGTGGACACCTCGGTGCGCCCCGCCTGACACAGCTCCCGGCAGATGAGCTTTGCCGCCGGTTCCAGCGCGAACACATAGGCTGTGCCCGGCGCATCGGCAGGCAGCAGGATATCGCCCAGTGCCTCGCGTTTGAGGGCAAGCCCCATCAGACTGCCCAGATAGTCTTTGTGCGCCGGAAGCGCCGCACCGGGCAGTGCCCGGCATTGCAACTGTACGCAGCGCACCGGACACTCGCCGTAGCTGTACTCCGGCTCCAGACAGAGCACCCGGCGCTCGGCCTCGGGCCAGCCGCCGTCAAAACGCCAGCCGTCCCGCACACCGGCGCGCCCCAGTGCCGCCCGGGCAAGATCCTGCTCGCGGTCACTGAGAAATGCAGAGTACCGGGCTATGCCGCGGGAAAAAGCCGCATCGGCAAGATCCTCGATATGCCGCATGAGATAGCGTTCCTCATCGTTGCGGGCGGGCACAAAGCCCCGCACTGCACCGGCTGCCGGATCAATAGAATGCGCCATTGTTCTCCAGCTCGTCCAGCAGATCGCCCATGATATCCACGTTGTACGGGGTAATGATAAAGGTGCTGTTGGCTACGCGCTTGATCTGGCCGTTGTTGGCATAAGCCACGCCGGACAAAAAGTCTACCAGACGGCGGGAGACCTCCTTATTGGTGGACTCCAGATTCAGCACCACGGTACGCTTGTTGTTCAGATGGTCGGCAATGGTGCTGGCATCCTCAAACCGCTCGGGCTTGACAAGAACCACCTTGAGCTGGGTGGTGGCATGGATGTTGACCACCTTGTTCTTCTTGCTGGTGCCCTCGGCAGGCTCTTCGGTCTCTTCGTCCATCCCGATGCCGACGCCGCTGTTGTTATTGTTCACCATCTGGGGGCCGTCATCGATGTACTGGTCCTCGTACTCGTCCCCTTCGCCCATCAGGCCCTTCTTAATGCTATCCAGCAAAGACATAATTATCTGCTCCTTTCATTCGGGCAGCGCCCGGCTGCCTGGCGTTCTTTGCAAAAAGAATGCAAATAGCTTTTACTATTATCTGATTTTTTGCAGCAGATGTCAATAACTACAAAAGTTTTCCGTCATATAAATTTTGTCCCGAGACGATTATTTCGTCATAAAGCCTTACCTGACTGACAGAACCGTCTGTTCCCTTGGGCAAAACAAGGATGTAATCCCCTTCTGTGACCAGCGGATGGTCGGCATCCACGGGGTCGATCTTGCAGAAGCGGGCGATGTTGCCGTACTTGACGTACACGCCGGGGATATAGTTTTCGCCCTGCGTCTCGGCCTCGGTGCCGTCCTCTTTCAGGTAGTGTACCGCTGCGGCAGGCACCCGCAGACCGGTGCTCTCGCTGGTGCTGATACGGGCGCGGGCGTGGTTGAGGCACAGCACATCGCCGTTGATGGAGTTGCAGCGCAGCACAAAGCGGGCAATATCCTTTTCTGCATCAATGGTCACCTCGGTGACGGTGGCACGCAAGGCGGCATCGCTCTGGCCGGGAAAGCTGATCTCCACCGCCGTGCGCAGGGGCTTGCCGTCCGCGCCCAGCAGCTTTTCGGCTTGCTTTGCCGAGCACACCCCGGCATACTGCCAGCTGAACCCAGCTACCAGCTTGCCTACACAGCCGTCCAGCGGCATCTCGGGGCCAGAGTCCAGATAGGCTTTAAGCTGCTCCGGGCTCTGCGCCAGAATGTCCGCAGCACCGGCGTTCAGCCGTCCGCTGCTGGCAGCCCGGACAAAGTAGCCGGTGGTAGGGGCGGTGATCTGAGTGGGGTTGCCCAGCTGGGCCTGCACGGTCTGTGCCTGCTGGGCAAGCAGCGCGATCTGATCCGCAAAGCCTGCGGTATCGCCGGTGGTGATCCACAGCTTGTTCTGTGCCAACAAATAGGTATCGGCACTGCTGTCCACATCGCTGTAACGGGCAGTATCCAGCGCATCCAGCAGGTCGTACAGTGCACCGGAGCGCTCCTTGAGCAGGCCGTCCAGCTGGGTGGCTGCGGTGTTCTGAGAGCGCTGCAACAGATCGATCTGGCTGGTGAGCTGGGTCAGCTGCTGGCGCAGCACCGCCTGATTTGCATCGGTATACAGCTCCGCAACGGCAGTGCCCGCCGACACCCGCTCGCCGTCTGAGACAAGGTAGCCCAGATTGCCGCTGCCGGAAATGCAGGTCTCGTCAAACAGCAGCGCACCGTCCGCTTCAATGGTATCAGAGATGGTGATGGGCAGCGCCGTTTCGTAGACGTTCTGGGGGAAAAGGATGTGCGCCGCCTGCCAGCAGACATACGCTGCCGCCACCAGCAAAAAGGCGGCCAGCACGACCGCCAGCGTGGTAAGCGCAGACAGCTTGCGGCGCGGTTCCTGAGGGGTTTCCGGCATAAGGATCATCCTTTCGATAAAAAGTCTTGGGTCAGACGCAGGGCGGTCTGCCGCACGTCTGCTGCCCCGGCATCCAGCCATGTGACCCCGTCCATGTGGCGGAACCATGTCAACTGGCGCTTGGCGTAGTTGCGGGAAGCCTGTTTGAGTTTTTCAGTACAGGCATCCAGCGAGGCGGTCTGTTCGAAATACGGAAAAAATTCTTTATAGCCGATGGCCTGTGCAGCGGTGCGGAAGGTTTCGCGGTTGCGCCAGACGTATTCTGCTTCGGCTAAAAGCCCGGCCTCCAGCATTTTGTCCACCCGCAGGTCAATGCGGCGGTACAGCGCTGCGCGGTCCGGGAAATCCAGCCCCAGCACAAGGCTGCGGTAGGGACGCTCCGGCGGCAGCGAATCGGCTTTTTGTTCGCTGAGACGCTTGCCGGTAGCGTGGTAATGCTCCAGCGCCCGCAGCACCCGCACCTTATTATTGGGGTGGATGGCAGCGGCGGCTTCCGGGTCCACGGCTTGCAGTTTTGCGTACATGGCTTCCGGGCCGATGGCTTCCAGTTCAGCGGTCAGCTGCTCGCGCAGACCGTCCGGGGCTTTTTCGGCGGTGAAGCGCACACCATATAAAAGGCTCTGCACATACAGGCCGGTACCGCCCACCAGCAACGGCAGATGCCCCCGGGCGGTGATATCGTGAATATACTCCCCTGCCAGCGCGGTAAAATCTGCCACGCTGAAGGTTTTTTCCGGGGTGAGAATGTCCACGCCGTGGTGTGGGATGCCGCAGGTCTCCTGCGGGGTGACTTTGGCGGTGCCCACATCCAGACCTTTATAGATCTGCATGGAGTCGGCGCTGATGACCTCGCCGGAGAACTGCTGCGCCAGCGCAACGCCCAGCGCGGTCTTGCCGGTGGCGGTGGGGCCTACCACAGCTACCACGGCAGCTTTTGCATTACACGATGCGTCCAAACTGCTTTTCCAACTCCTTTCGGGTAAGCTTGAGCACGCAGGGACGGCCATGAGGGCAGAAGGGCGGCACCTCGCCGGAAAGGATCTTCTCGGCCAGTGCCATCAGCTCCTGCGGAGAGGAC harbors:
- the miaA gene encoding tRNA (adenosine(37)-N6)-dimethylallyltransferase MiaA → MDASCNAKAAVVAVVGPTATGKTALGVALAQQFSGEVISADSMQIYKGLDVGTAKVTPQETCGIPHHGVDILTPEKTFSVADFTALAGEYIHDITARGHLPLLVGGTGLYVQSLLYGVRFTAEKAPDGLREQLTAELEAIGPEAMYAKLQAVDPEAAAAIHPNNKVRVLRALEHYHATGKRLSEQKADSLPPERPYRSLVLGLDFPDRAALYRRIDLRVDKMLEAGLLAEAEYVWRNRETFRTAAQAIGYKEFFPYFEQTASLDACTEKLKQASRNYAKRQLTWFRHMDGVTWLDAGAADVRQTALRLTQDFLSKG
- the ileS gene encoding isoleucine--tRNA ligase is translated as MAKNKSQYDSTLNLPKTLFEMRAGLPKKEPVMLKDWDDNDLYNQLMKHNEGKPQFILHDGPPYANGNIHMGTALNKIIKDIIIREKNMEGYQAPYVPGFDTHGLPIELKALSSVGDKKKDISKLELRQICEKFATEHIDIMSDQFKRLGVIGDFEHPYLTLKPEFEARQIEIFGEMAKKGYIYKGLKPVYWCPDCRTALAEAEIEYGEDDCDSIFVRFHVSQDPNGVLAKYGIPMDKTYFVIWTTTTWTLPANEAICLNGQFEYSFVKIGEEYHIMATELVKSVMDACHIENYEIVGEPVSGAEFELMRYNHVYLPKEGWVILGDHVTLESGSGCVHTAGGHGVDDFNVCQKYPQVPITVPVDDGGYLTELAGKYAGQRVWAANKTILADLTASGAVMGQVHIKHQYPHCWRCHNPIIFRATEQWFCSIAKFREDVYKAIDTVTWMPDWGHDRMTGMVRDRNDWCISRQRTWGVPIPAFYCKKCGTYHITDATIKAVSALFRKEGSDAWYKYDAEQIIPAGEVCEKCGASEWEKDTDIMDVWFDSGSTHAAVLDERPELRFPADMYMEGGDQFRGWFQSSLLTSVASKGCAPYKSVLCHGWVVDEQGKQMHKSAGNGVEPSEIIKDYGADIIRLWVASSDYTVDVRAGKNIFKQLSEAYRKIRNTARFILGNLDGFDPNTDCAADDQLQDIDRWALAALDDLIVNTNAGYAVYDFNKVYHAVYNFCVVAMSNFYLDVTKDRLYCTNGAARKAAQTTMYKILVALDKIIAPILCFTSQEIWDFMPKTEGMNKYVVFEQMPKAGQYAADDAFKARWAQLIAVRDEVKKVLEQARAEKLIGASLEASVTLYCNDAVYDLLNSIPMDELADLMIVSHVELVKGEGGAASAVEGLGVAAAHATGDKCERCWKYSASIGSHPAHPTLCARCASVVEA
- a CDS encoding HlyD family efflux transporter periplasmic adaptor subunit, coding for MPETPQEPRRKLSALTTLAVVLAAFLLVAAAYVCWQAAHILFPQNVYETALPITISDTIEADGALLFDETCISGSGNLGYLVSDGERVSAGTAVAELYTDANQAVLRQQLTQLTSQIDLLQRSQNTAATQLDGLLKERSGALYDLLDALDTARYSDVDSSADTYLLAQNKLWITTGDTAGFADQIALLAQQAQTVQAQLGNPTQITAPTTGYFVRAASSGRLNAGAADILAQSPEQLKAYLDSGPEMPLDGCVGKLVAGFSWQYAGVCSAKQAEKLLGADGKPLRTAVEISFPGQSDAALRATVTEVTIDAEKDIARFVLRCNSINGDVLCLNHARARISTSESTGLRVPAAAVHYLKEDGTEAETQGENYIPGVYVKYGNIARFCKIDPVDADHPLVTEGDYILVLPKGTDGSVSQVRLYDEIIVSGQNLYDGKLL
- a CDS encoding DivIVA domain-containing protein, with translation MTMLTPQDVRSVQFEKNLRGYRTEDVDRFLDKVEEQLQQNDAQAEQLRKQIADLTAENQKLKGELQSFEADGDMLKSALINAQRMGENVIREANQKAEEIIHRANLRGDDIIRDANELLQKASDRADEIENEANEKRLAEEREYDRVRLEVTRFKADVLNLYRSHVESLSRLPEFQKETKDAEKDAPAQDAEPAQEAAAEQPAAQPETAPAADAAAPAEQPAAKAAEPTETTEPAAPADDDKAADSSEDFWAKDESQLKLDPPPADMKPDEPDYDAFQGVKFSE
- a CDS encoding YlmH family RNA-binding protein; the protein is MAHSIDPAAGAVRGFVPARNDEERYLMRHIEDLADAAFSRGIARYSAFLSDREQDLARAALGRAGVRDGWRFDGGWPEAERRVLCLEPEYSYGECPVRCVQLQCRALPGAALPAHKDYLGSLMGLALKREALGDILLPADAPGTAYVFALEPAAKLICRELCQAGRTEVSTRLLEPEEIPAFPAPERQLLTATVSSLRLDAVLSAMLHVSRGTAAELIEAGRVEINHLPVEKPHAPVYEQDVFTVRGKGRFRLTALPGKSKKDRSIIEFFQY
- a CDS encoding cell division protein SepF, with protein sequence MSLLDSIKKGLMGEGDEYEDQYIDDGPQMVNNNNSGVGIGMDEETEEPAEGTSKKNKVVNIHATTQLKVVLVKPERFEDASTIADHLNNKRTVVLNLESTNKEVSRRLVDFLSGVAYANNGQIKRVANSTFIITPYNVDIMGDLLDELENNGAFY